CGGCCTGCTGTCGCACGGCCAGAAGCAGTGGCTGGAGATCGGGATGCTGCTGATGCAGGACCCCGAGCTGCTGATGCTCGACGAACCCATCGCCGGCATGAGCGTGCGCGAGCGCGAGCTCACCGCCGATCTGCTGCAGCGCATCTGCAAGGGCCGCTCCGTGATCGTGATCGAACACGACATGGACTTCGTCAAGCGCATCGCCCACAAGGTCACCGTCATGCACCAGGGAAAGATTCTCGCCGAAGGGTCCATGGAGCAGGTGCAGAACGACCCGAAGGTCGTCGACGTGTACCTCGGCCACTGAATCAACGGAGGAAAACCACATGCTCCACGTCACCGACCTGCACGTCAGCTACGGACAGAGCGAGGCGCTGCACGGCATCGACCTGCACGCGAAGAAGAACGAGACCGTCGCCATCATGGGCCGCAACGGCATGGGCAAGACCACGCTGTTCAAGTCGCTGATGGGCGTGCTGCCCGCGAAGAGCGGCACCATCCAGGTGGACGGCCAGGACGTCACGAAGGACGAAAGCTACCTGCGCGTGAAGAAGGGCCTCGCCTACGTGCCGCAGGGCCGCATGATCTTCCCGACCCTCACGGTGCTCGAGAACATCCAGACCGGCCTCGAGAACGCGCGCGACAAGAAGGTGCCCGACGAGATCTACGCGCTGTTCCCGGTGCTCTTCGACATGCGCAACCGCAAGGGCGGCAACCTCTCCGGCGGCCAGCAGCAGCAGCTCGCGATCGCCCGCGCGCTCGTCACGAACCCGAAGGTGCTGCTGCTCGACGAACCCACCGAGGGCATCCAGCCGTCGATCATCAAGGACATCGCCCGCGCGCTGAACGAGATCCGCAAGATGCGCGAGATCACGATCATCGTCTCCGAGCAGGTCCTGAGCTTCGCGATGGACGTGGCCGACCGGCTGTTCGTCATCGAGGGCGGCCGCCTCGTGCACGAGAGCTCGCGCGCCGGCACCGACGTCGCCCGCATCCGCCAGTTCCTTTCCGTTTGATCCCCTCACCCCTGGAGTCCGTCATGACCGACACCCTGATCAAGGTCGACCTCACGAAGTCGCCCACCGAAAACGAGAAGATCCACAACCGCTGGCACCCCGACATCCCGATGGCGTGCTGGGTCAACCCGGGCGACGACTTCATCCTCGAGACCTTCGACTGGACCGGCGGTTTCATCAAGAACAACGACAGCGCCGACGACGTGCGCGACATCGACCTGACCACGGTGCACTACCTGTCGGGGCCGGTGGGCGTGAAGGGCGCCGAGCCGGGCGACCTGCTGGTGGTGGACCTGCTCGACATCGGCGCGAAGCAGGACAGCCTGTGGGGCTTCAACGGCTTCTTCTCGAAGAAGAACGGCGGCGGTTTCCTGACCGACCACTTCCCCGAGGCGCAGAAGTCGATCTGGGACTTCAAGGGCATGTTCACGAGCTCGCGCCATGTGCCGGGCGTGAACTTCGCGGGCCTGATCCACCCGGGCCTGATCGGCTGCCTGCCCGACAAGAAGATGCTCGACATGTGGAACGAGCGCGAGGCCGCGCTGCTGGCCACCGACCCCGACCGCGTACCGGGCCTCGTGAACCCGCCGTCGGCCGGCACCGCCCACATGGGCGCGATGACCGGTGACGCGCGCGCGAAGGCCGCCGCCGAGGGCGCCCGCACCGTGCCGCCGCGCGAACACGGCGGCAACTGCGACATCAAGGACCTCTCGCGCGGGTCGAAGGTGTTCTTCCCCGTGTACGTCGACGGCGCCGGCCTGAGCGTGGGCGACCTGCACTTCAGCCAGGGCGACGGCGAGATCACGTTCTGCGGCGCCATCGAGATGGCCGGCTGGGTGCACATGAAGGTGCAGCTGATCAAGGGCGGCATGGCCAAGTACGGCATCAAGAACCCGATCTTCAAGCCGAGCCCGATCACCCCGCGCTACGACGACTACCTGATCTTCGAGGGCATCTCGGTCGACGAGTCCGGCAAGCAGCACTACCTCGACGTCAACGTCGCGTACCGCCAGGCCTGCCTGAACGCCATCGAGTACCTGAAGAAGTTCGGCTACTCGGGCGCGCAGGCGTACTCGATCCTCGGGACCGCGCCGGTGCAGGGCCACATCAGCGGCGTGGTCGACGTGCCGAACTCGTGCGCCACGCTGTGGCTGCCCACCGGCATCTTCGACTTCGACATCAACCCGACCGCCGCGGGCCCGATCAAGCACCTCGACGGCTCGATCGCGATGCCGCTGTCGCCCGACCTGAAGTAAGCCCCGGAGACGCCCCCGCCATGCCCACCTACGACTACGAATGCCGGGACTGCGGGGGCTTCGACGCCTTCCGGTCCCTGAGCCAGCGCAACGAACCGGCGGCGTGCCCCGACTGCCAGTCGCCGTCGCCGCGGGTCTTCGCAAGCGCTCCGCGCCTCGCCCTGCTCGACGGCGGCACGCGTTCGGCGATGGACATCAACGAACGCGCGCGCCACGAGCCGAAACGCTCGGGCGACTACGCGCGGCTGAAGCACCCGTCGGGGTGCGGCTGCTGCAGCACCGGCAGCAAGCGGTCGGCCACGGTCCGCGCGCCGAACGGGAACAAGGCGTTCCCGAGCAAGCGGCCGTGGATGATCAGCCATTGACCGATCAATACATCTTGTAGGGCAGGAACTTGCCCGACATCAGGATGCGCACCCGGTCCCCGTTGGGATCGGCTTCGCGCTTCAAGTCCATCTTGAAGTCGATGGCGCTCATGATGCCGTCGCCGAACTCCTCGTGGATCAGTTCCTTGAACGTGGTGCCGTACACGCTCACCAGTTCGTAGAAGCGGTAGATCAGCGGGTCGGTGGGCACGGTCGTGGGCAGCGAGCCCTTGTACGGCACGACCTGCAGCCACTTCTGCTCGGTGGCGTCGAGGCCGAAGATCTCGCCCACCACGGCGGCCTGCTCGGCCGTCATCGTCATCTGGCCCAGGCACGCGGCCGTGACCCACTCCTTGCTCTTGCCGACCTTCTCGGCCACGTCGGACCACTTGAGGCCCTTCGTCACCTTCGCGGTCACGATCTTTTCGGTCACGTCGAGACGGCTCATCGTCTTCTCCTTCAGTCGTTGGTGGAAAAATCAGGGGGACACTTCGACCGGCTGCGCGGGCGCGCGCCCGTGCGACAGGTCCTTCGACCGCGACACCAGGAAATCGACCAGGTGGTTGCGGATGCGGTAGTACGCGGGGTCGTGGTGCAGCGTGGCGCGCTGCCGGTCGCGCGGCATCGTGTTGACGACGATCTCGGCCACGCGGGCGCGCGGCCCGTTGCTCATCAAGAGGATGCGGTCGGCGAGCAGGATGGCCTCGTCGACGTCGTGCGTGATCATGAACACCGTCTGGTGCGTCTGCGCGCAGATGCGCAACAGCTCGTCCTGGATGGTGCCGCGCGTGAGCGCGTCGAGCGCGCCGAACGGCTCGTCGAGCAGCAGCATCTTCGGCTGGATCGCGAACGCGCGCGCGATGCCCACGCGCTGCTTCATCCCGCCGGACAGCGCCTGCGGTTTCTTGTCGATGGCGTGGTCGAGGCCCACGAGGCGCACGAATTCCTCGACGTGGGCGTCGACCTGCTTCGCGTTCCATTCGGGCCAGCGGCTGCGCACCGCGAACGCCACGTTGCGCCGCACGGTGAGCCACGGCATCAGCGCGTGGCCCTGGAACACCACGCCGCGGTCGAGGCTCGGGCCGGCCACCTCGCGGCCATCCATGAACACATGGCCCGCACTCGCCTGCTCGAGGCCCGCCAGCACGTTGAGGATCGTCGTCTTGCCACAGCCCGAGTGGCCGACGATGCAGACGAACTCGCCGCGGCGGATGTCGAAGTCGACGCCGTCGAACACGGCCTCGCCCGCGCCGGGGTAGGTCTTCGCGAGCGCCTCGATGCGCAGGAACTCATTCGGCATACGTCACCGCCTTCTGCGCGCGGGCGAAGAGCTGGTCGAGCCCCATGCCCACGAGGCCGATCACCGCGATGGCGAACATCACGTTCGTGAGCGACAGGTTGTTCCACTCGTTCCAGACGAAGTAGCCGATGCCGGTGCCACCCACCAGCATCTCGGCCGCCACGAT
This genomic stretch from Piscinibacter gummiphilus harbors:
- the urtE gene encoding urea ABC transporter ATP-binding subunit UrtE; its protein translation is MLHVTDLHVSYGQSEALHGIDLHAKKNETVAIMGRNGMGKTTLFKSLMGVLPAKSGTIQVDGQDVTKDESYLRVKKGLAYVPQGRMIFPTLTVLENIQTGLENARDKKVPDEIYALFPVLFDMRNRKGGNLSGGQQQQLAIARALVTNPKVLLLDEPTEGIQPSIIKDIARALNEIRKMREITIIVSEQVLSFAMDVADRLFVIEGGRLVHESSRAGTDVARIRQFLSV
- the fmdA gene encoding formamidase, producing the protein MTDTLIKVDLTKSPTENEKIHNRWHPDIPMACWVNPGDDFILETFDWTGGFIKNNDSADDVRDIDLTTVHYLSGPVGVKGAEPGDLLVVDLLDIGAKQDSLWGFNGFFSKKNGGGFLTDHFPEAQKSIWDFKGMFTSSRHVPGVNFAGLIHPGLIGCLPDKKMLDMWNEREAALLATDPDRVPGLVNPPSAGTAHMGAMTGDARAKAAAEGARTVPPREHGGNCDIKDLSRGSKVFFPVYVDGAGLSVGDLHFSQGDGEITFCGAIEMAGWVHMKVQLIKGGMAKYGIKNPIFKPSPITPRYDDYLIFEGISVDESGKQHYLDVNVAYRQACLNAIEYLKKFGYSGAQAYSILGTAPVQGHISGVVDVPNSCATLWLPTGIFDFDINPTAAGPIKHLDGSIAMPLSPDLK
- a CDS encoding FmdB family zinc ribbon protein, whose protein sequence is MPTYDYECRDCGGFDAFRSLSQRNEPAACPDCQSPSPRVFASAPRLALLDGGTRSAMDINERARHEPKRSGDYARLKHPSGCGCCSTGSKRSATVRAPNGNKAFPSKRPWMISH
- the cynS gene encoding cyanase yields the protein MSRLDVTEKIVTAKVTKGLKWSDVAEKVGKSKEWVTAACLGQMTMTAEQAAVVGEIFGLDATEQKWLQVVPYKGSLPTTVPTDPLIYRFYELVSVYGTTFKELIHEEFGDGIMSAIDFKMDLKREADPNGDRVRILMSGKFLPYKMY
- a CDS encoding ABC transporter ATP-binding protein, producing MPNEFLRIEALAKTYPGAGEAVFDGVDFDIRRGEFVCIVGHSGCGKTTILNVLAGLEQASAGHVFMDGREVAGPSLDRGVVFQGHALMPWLTVRRNVAFAVRSRWPEWNAKQVDAHVEEFVRLVGLDHAIDKKPQALSGGMKQRVGIARAFAIQPKMLLLDEPFGALDALTRGTIQDELLRICAQTHQTVFMITHDVDEAILLADRILLMSNGPRARVAEIVVNTMPRDRQRATLHHDPAYYRIRNHLVDFLVSRSKDLSHGRAPAQPVEVSP